A region of Sugiyamaella lignohabitans strain CBS 10342 chromosome A, complete sequence DNA encodes the following proteins:
- the UBX3 gene encoding Ubx3p (Subunit of the DSC ubiquitin ligase complex; UBX (ubiquitin regulatory X) domain-containing protein that interacts with Cdc48p; green fluorescent protein (GFP)-fusion protein localizes to the cytoplasm in a punctate pattern; ortholog of fission yeast Ucp10; GO_component: GO:0044695 - Dsc E3 ubiquitin ligase complex [Evidence IDA] [PMID 22681890]; GO_component: GO:0005737 - cytoplasm [Evidence IEA,IEA]; GO_component: GO:0005737 - cytoplasm [Evidence IDA] [PMID 14562095]; GO_function: GO:0003674 - molecular_function [Evidence ND]; GO_process: GO:0008150 - biological_process [Evidence ND]), whose product MSTTVPEGLTGSQQEAFQAFVDITNWSQDPQLAVVLLRSCEWNVEQAVTAHFDGTIMDEDDTPDTGSQAGDVGSLNSGISNGGSLRSQQRSDHQQPTSIMQELDEQELYESTNIAPRVNPTPPIYAARTGVNGGGVSIIQTVLLFPFNVGYKALNTLLYFLSWLFPFLPRLTGYYPANRAARHTGSETGDYAKNAAARFIRSFEENYGTGRAVSSTSGTGSSSTGASGTGGAGAGDSTISDANAGESSSSSGGIDNNSIDNNEDSSVSGSILPFFLGGYTEALEKAKTDLKYLVVVLQSEEHDLTADFNRNVLLSPQVIDLLKREDIIFWAGNVKESEAYQVASGLEVTKFPFCALIAPSPRTPTSSVLVMTVLCKLQGATMDSNEFVSEIEERMEAHSPKILALVLDKQERDTSRRLREEQDSAYERSLQADRERLRKQEEERKKADEERERQEREAREAQEKEDLLQRNQTQWRQWRAQQLRKKLDLVSPSSGANTPSLSSSPSSTTNAAVAGARPARISLRLLSGERVVQLFSPTDTLEDLYAFVECHELLKEPAPTTETTAPPDFTFTYNFQLSTPMPRKVLEPSTDIHIADERSVYPSGSVLVETADPDDDEDNE is encoded by the coding sequence ATGTCGACAACGGTACCCGAGGGTTTGACCGGTTCGCAGCAGGAAGCGTTTCAGGCGTTTGTGGATATCACGAACTGGAGCCAGGATCCGCAACTGGCAGTTGTCCTACTGCGGTCGTGTGAATGGAATGTGGAGCAGGCGGTCACAGCCCACTTCGACGGGACGATTATGGACGAAGATGACACGCCAGACACTGGTTCACAAGCTGGCGATGTTGGAAGCTTGAATAGTGGCATTAGCAATGGCGGATCATTAAGATCTCAACAGAGATCAGATCATCAACAGCCAACTTCGATAATGCAAGAACTGGATGAACAAGAACTGTATGAAAGCACGAATATAGCACCACGGGTCAATCCTACTCCGCCAATATACGCCGCTAGAACAGGAGTTAATGGTGGTGGGGTGTCGATTATTCAGACAGTTTTGCTGTTTCCGTTTAATGTCGGTTATAAAGCACTCAACACTCTGTTATATTTCTTGTCTTGGTTGTTCCCGTTTTTGCCTCGTCTGACTGGTTATTATCCAGCCAACAGGGCTGCTAGACATACTGGATCAGAGACGGGAGATTACGCCAAAAACGCAGCTGCTCGGTTTATTCGttcttttgaagagaatTATGGAACCGGTCGTGCTGTTAGTTCAActtctggtactggttcttcttctactggtgcttctggtactggtggtgctggagctggtgataGTACTATTTCAGATGCCAATGCTGGTGAGTcaagtagcagcagtggtggtATTGATAACAATTCAATTGATAACAATGAAGATTCGTCTGTATCGGGATCTATTCTGCCATTTTTCCTGGGTGGATATACAGAAGCACTGGAAAAAGCCAAGACTGATCTTAAATatctggtggtggttcttcAATCGGAAGAGCATGATCTGACAGCGGATTTCAATCGGAATGTGCTGTTATCACCACAAGTGATTGATCTGttgaaaagagaagatATTATATTCTGGGCAGGTAATGTTAAAGAGTCGGAAGCATATCAAGTAGCCAGTGGTCTCGAGGTGACCAAATTCCCATTCTGTGCTCTGATTGCACCCAGTCCAAGAACACCGACGTCGTCAGTTCTTGTTATGACGGTGCTATGTAAACTACAGGGAGCTACAATGGACTCGAATGAGTTTGTTTCTGAGATTGAAGAGCGAATGGAAGCTCATTCCCCGAAAATATTAGCATTGGTGCTGGACAAACAAGAGCGAGATACGTCGAGACGACTGCGAGAAGAGCAGGATTCCGCGTATGAACGAAGTTTACAAGCCGATAGAGAACGATTACggaaacaagaagaagagcgGAAGAAAGCCGACGAAGAAAGAGAGCGTCAAGAACGAGAAGCTCGTGAGgcacaagaaaaagaagatctGTTACAAAGAAACCAAACTCAATGGAGACAATGGCGAGCCCAGCAGCTACGAAAGAAACTCGATCTCGTTTCTCCATCGTCTGGAGCCAACACCCCATCTCTTTCGAGTTCACCATCCTCGACTACTAACGCTGCTGTTGCCGGAGCACGACCTGCCCGGATCAGCTTACGGCTTCTGTCTGGCGAGCGAGTGGTACAACTTTTCTCGCCAACCGACACACTCGAAGACCTGTATGCATTTGTGGAATGCCACGAGCTCCTCAAAGAGCCAGCACCCACCACCGAAACCACTGCCCCACCCGACTTCACATTCACATACAACTTCCAACTGTCGACCCCCATGCCCCGCAAAGTGCTCGAACCCTCAACCGATATCCACATCGCAGACGAACGCTCGGTGTACCCCTCAGGAAGCGTTCTTGTAGAAACAGCCGACcctgacgacgacgaagataaCGAATAA
- the BUD13 gene encoding Bud13p (Subunit of the RES complex; RES complex is required for nuclear pre-mRNA retention and splicing; involved in bud-site selection; diploid mutants display a unipolar budding pattern instead of the wild-type bipolar pattern due to a specific defect in MATa1 pre-mRNA splicing which leads to haploid gene expression in diploids; GO_component: GO:0070274 - RES complex [Evidence IDA] [PMID 15565172]; GO_component: GO:0005737 - cytoplasm [Evidence IEA,IEA]; GO_component: GO:0005634 - nucleus [Evidence IEA,IEA]; GO_component: GO:0005634 - nucleus [Evidence IDA] [PMID 11452010]; GO_component: GO:0005681 - spliceosomal complex [Evidence IEA]; GO_function: GO:0003674 - molecular_function [Evidence ND]; GO_process: GO:0008380 - RNA splicing [Evidence IEA]; GO_process: GO:0000282 - cellular bud site selection [Evidence IMP] [PMID 11452010]; GO_process: GO:0006406 - mRNA export from nucleus [Evidence IMP] [PMID 15565172]; GO_process: GO:0006397 - mRNA processing [Evidence IEA]; GO_process: GO:0000398 - mRNA splicing, via spliceosome [Evidence IDA] [PMID 15565172]), protein MSLADYLAKNYLSADKKPKKKKKKSEKTASHAESAVVLENEDVLGWEGTPVGASFEQEDDDEDLGLPQTTGKEAKEPRWKRLGGKSGDYTSLSQAKIQKEPELDVGSRRSGVEQGREEDSEDPSTMMSNGARAGLQTAEQVREAMEKRQQAELARFLNDDDALSRQNAKTIYRDASGRVIDLAAQNNEKAKQEALEKVKKEARQRERQLGAVQKLNQEAHRQQLSEAGTSSINIHADDRELNEEQKSQYRFNDPAARFSRSVKQQKEQSHGQTRTSATGLPNYRGPYNPNRFNIPPGVKWDGVDRSNGFEALYLKKQNERREKKALSYSMAIDD, encoded by the coding sequence ATGTCGCTGGCGGATTATCTGGCCAAGAATTATCTTTCGGCGGACAAGAAacccaagaagaaaaagaagaagagcgaGAAAACCGCGAGTCACGCAGAAAGCGCCGTGGTTCTCGAAAATGAGGACGTGCTTGGCTGGGAAGGCACGCCAGTTGGAGCTTCTTTCGAGCAGgaggacgacgatgaagaccTAGGTCTGCCCCAGACGACTGGGAAAGAGGCCAAAGAACCCAGATGGAAAAGGCTGGGGGGTAAATCCGGCGATTATACGAGTTTAAGTCAAGCAAAAATACAGAAGGAACCCGAACTCGATGTCGGATCACGGAGGAGTGGAGTTGAACAAGGGCGAGAGGAAGACAGTGAAGACCCATCGACGATGATGTCAAACGGAGCTCGAGCAGGTCTTCAAACAGCAGAACAAGTCAGAGAAGCCATGGAGAAACGACAACAGGCCGAACTGGCGAGATTTCTTAACGATGATGACGCTCTTTCTCGACAGAATGCGAAGACAATATACCGAGATGCTTCCGGTCGAGTCATTGACCTGGCAGCtcaaaataatgaaaaagCGAAACAAGAAGCACTagaaaaagtcaaaaaagAAGCTCGCCAACGCGAAAGACAGCTTGGAGCAGTACAAAAGTTGAACCAGGAAGCGCATCGACAGCAGCTGTCTGAGGCCGGTACCTCGTCCATCAATATCCATGCCGATGATAGAGAACTCAACGAGGAACAGAAATCGCAATACAGATTCAACGATCCTGCCGCAAGGTTCAGTAGGTCAGTGAAACAGCAAAAAGAGCAATCACACGGTCAAACACGTACCTCTGCCACCGGACTGCCCAACTACAGAGGTCCATATAACCCCAACCGATTCAATATCCCGCCCGGTGTGAAATGGGACGGGGTGGATCGATCGAACGGGTTTGAAGCTCTatatttgaagaagcagaacgAACGTAGAGAAAAGAAGGCCCTTTCTTACAGCATGGCCATTGATGATTAA
- the PIF1 gene encoding DNA helicase PIF1, translating to MSKHNNVELPQDDGQFVDSRTGFAISLRDLESSSPISSDIRGVFGNDEFSAKENIENAYDKNGSITHVFEADAASPTRKAPFDLGIHSSDFSSDDVLDLESFAKSELSPVRTNVNTLPKEKSEFPSIYPPRMSRDATSPLKERIQSSPLSKGAILRESRKSQESSVDMFKLELDVGLHHFSQTSKPDTIEIKENIEGSKVISYSIDNNRGPLLSSPTKPSQMPQPPQPSQPLQPLKHEQPLQPLPQQLSQISQPSQPLQPLKNPQFSQISQLHSTPVAWSSSPDYHKTETLATLHAKNAEKRDESTRSTGIVTNENNEPKPVMEIVTIENGTTEYNDTDNLLGPPRAPLSTPAKKQIWNQPVAITRAARAELRKANMQQKRNVSSVREEYVPEEIENAPSIEEPHKRPSRISLPHLKKRKVDKFFLSQEQKQILDMVVHQEHNMFFTGAAGTGKSVLLERIITDLRRKYSPGAVAVTASTGLAACHIGGVTLHNFSGIGLGREDVDTLVKKIRRNRKCFKRWKETRVLVIDEISMIDGDLFDKLEQIARRLRTGADKHKPFGGIQVVITGDFFQLPPVPDRKTSGEQKEFKFCFEAEYWPEVITQNYVLKQVFRQKDNTFSTMLNEMRRGDMSDHTIRTFESLSRPLKDIPAGLTPTELFPMRHQVERANRSRSDLLSGISHIFEATDKQKEPSMEHVFNLNNLMAVEKLELKIGSQVMMIKNVDETLVNGSLGTVIGFMDDHHFMLYGENKGIDLSTQEIRDAHAGKLDLKGDTPPPTTATTNEFDDDDVFGIPSDEEVERDSLSVNWKRKKAKLRLLQYTDPSTGKQSGKLWPLVRFKLTDGTTRDVLVQEETWTLENQEGIVMASRAQVPLILAWALSIHKAQGQTLEYVKIDLRKAFEKGQAYVAISRATRLDGLQVSGFSRDKVMVHRKVVDFYDSLASLSNEENDDNFANQTTTTHDPEPTTTTKHKRSLLKQDYTYVPPKQQLRFDDFKPQPTPEVITRVGSANAASRSSRI from the coding sequence ATGTCCAAGCACAATAATGTCGAATTGCCCCAAGATGATGGGCAGTTTGTTGATTCTAGAACCGGATTTGCTATTTCATTAAGAGATTTAGAAAGCTCTTCTCCTATATCATCTGATATAAGAGGCGTTTTTGGGAATGATGAGTTTTCAGCAAAGGAGAATATAGAGAATGCTTACGACAAAAATGGTTCTATTACACATGTGTTCGaggctgatgctgctagtCCTACTCGTAAGGCTCCTTTTGATCTAGGGATTCATTCCAGTGATTTCTCATCCGATGATGTGCTGGATTTAGAAAGTTTTGCAAAGTCAGAGTTGAGTCCTGTTCGGACTAATGTGAATACTTTACCAAAGGAAAAAAGTGAATTTCCTAGTATATACCCGCCTCGTATGAGCAGAGATGCCACAAGTCCTTTAAAGGAACGAATCCAAAGCTCGCCATTGTCTAAAGGAGCAATATTACGAGAATCTCGAAAATCACAGGAATCATCAGTTGATATGTTCAAGCTGGAATTAGATGTGGGATTGCATCACTTTAGTCAGACAAGTAAGCCTGACACGATAGAAATTAAAGAAAACATCGAAGGAAGTAAGGTAATAAGCTACTCTATAGACAATAATCGTGGGCCTTTGTTATCTTCGCCAACAAAACCTTCGCAGATGCCACAACCACCCCAACCATCACAGCCACTGCAACCACTAAAACATGAACAACCTCTACAACCATTACCACAACAGCTATCTCAGATATCACAACCATCACAACCGCTGCAACCACTAAAAAACCCACAGTTTTCGCAAATATCACAACTCCACTCAACACCTGTTGCATGGTCTTCGTCACCAGACTATCACAAAACAGAGACCTTGGCCACGTTGCACGCAAAAAATGCAGAAAAACGTGATGAATCAACGAGGTCAACAGGAATTGTCACgaatgaaaataatgaacCAAAACCAGTAATGGAAATAGTAACCATAGAAAATGGCACCACTGAGTATAACGATACAGATAATCTTCTTGGTCCACCTCGAGCTCCGTTATCAACACCAGCGAAAAAACAGATATGGAACCAGCCAGTGGCTATTACTAGAGCTGCCAGAGCCGAGCTGAGAAAAGCGAATATGCAACAAAAACGCAACGTCAGCTCGGTCAGAGAAGAATATGTCccagaagaaattgaaaatgcaCCGTCTATCGAGGAACCACATAAAAGACCATCGAGAATATCATTGCCTCAtctcaagaagagaaaagtAGACAAGTTCTTCCTCAGTCAAGAGCAGAAGCAAATCCTTGATATGGTAGTGCACCAGGAACACAACATGTTTTtcactggtgctgctggtactggtaagtCTGTTCTTTTGGAAAGGATTATTACAGATTTACGACGAAAGTATTCTCCTGGAGCAGTGGCCGTGACTGCCTCGACCGGTCTCGCAGCCTGTCATATCGGAGGTGTTACATTACACAACTTTTCTGGTATTGGTCTTGGTAGAGAGGATGTGGATACTCTGGTTAAAAAGATCCGTCGCAACAGAAAGTGCTTCAAACGGTGGAAAGAAACTCGGGTGCTTGTTATTGATGAGATCTCAATGATTGACGGTGACTTGTTTGATAAACTAGAACAGATTGCTAGGAGACTACGTACTGGAGCAGATAAACATAAACCGTTTGGTGGGATCCAGGTTGTCATCACAGGAGACTTTTTTCAGTTGCCTCCTGTGCCGGACCGTAAAACTTCAGGTGAACAAAAAGAGTTTAAATTCTGTTTTGAAGCAGAGTACTGGCCAGAAGTCATCACTCAAAACTACGTGCTCAAACAAGTGTTCCGTCAAAAGGATAATACCTTTTCAACCATGTTGAACGAAATGCGACGAGGAGACATGAGCGACCACACCATCCGAACATTTGAATCGTTATCCAGACCATTAAAAGATATTCCAGCGGGCCTAACTCCTACTGAATTGTTTCCTATGCGACATCAAGTAGAACGAGCCAACCGGTCAAGATCCGACCTTCTCTCTGGAATCTCACACATTTTCGAGGCTACTGATAAACAAAAGGAACCCAGTATGGAGCATGTATTTAATTTAAACAATCTCATGGCAGTGGAGAAGCTTGAACTGAAAATCGGGTCACaggtgatgatgattaAAAACGTTGACGAAACGCTTGTCAATGGCTCTTTGGGAACAGTCATTGGGTTTATGGACGACCATCATTTCATGCTGTATGGAGAAAACAAAGGTATTGACTTATCGACACAAGAAATCAGAGATGCTCATGCTGGAAAACTAGATCTTAAAGGCGAcacaccacctccaacGACAGCAACTACCAATGAatttgacgatgatgatgtgtTTGGCATTCCCAGCGACGAAGAAGTAGAACGAGACAGTCTGTCTGTCAACTGGAAACGCAAAAAAGCTAAACTACGGTTACTTCAATACACAGATCCGTCGACCGGGAAACAGTCTGGCAAGTTATGGCCTCTTGTGCGATTCAAGCTGACCGACGGAACAACTCGTGACGTTCTCGTGCAAGAAGAGACATGGACCCTGGAGAACCAAGAAGGGATTGTAATGGCGTCACGAGCTCAAGTGCCCTTGATTCTCGCATGGGCTCTTTCTATCCATAAAGCACAAGGCCAAACTCTCGAGTACGTTAAAATCGATCTCCGCAAAGCCTTTGAAAAGGGGCAAGCCTATGTTGCCATCAGTCGAGCCACCCGTCTCGACGGACTCCAAGTGTCAGGTTTCTCTCGAGACAAAGTCATGGTTCACCGTAAAGTGGTTGATTTCTACGACTCCCTAGCATCCCTGTCAAACGAAGAAAACGACGACAACTTTGCCAACCAAACCACAACCACTCACGATCCCGaacccaccaccaccaccaaacacaAACGCTCGCTCCTCAAACAAGACTACACCTACGTCCCACCCAAACAACAACTACGCTTCGACGACTTCAAACCACAGCCCACGCCCGAAGTCATCACCAGAGTGGGCTCAGCAAACGCTGCCTCCCGGTCCTCACGCATCTGA
- the OGG1 gene encoding 8-oxoguanine glycosylase OGG1 (Nuclear and mitochondrial glycosylase/lyase; specifically excises 7,8-dihydro-8-oxoguanine residues located opposite cytosine or thymine residues in DNA, repairs oxidative damage to mitochondrial DNA, contributes to UVA resistance; GO_component: GO:0031518 - CBF3 complex [Evidence IDA] [PMID 19882662]; GO_component: GO:0005739 - mitochondrion [Evidence IDA] [PMID 11239005]; GO_component: GO:0005634 - nucleus [Evidence IEA,IEA]; GO_component: GO:0005634 - nucleus [Evidence IDA] [PMID 11239005]; GO_function: GO:0003906 - DNA-(apurinic or apyrimidinic site) lyase activity [Evidence IEA]; GO_function: GO:0003824 - catalytic activity [Evidence IEA,IEA]; GO_function: GO:0003684 - damaged DNA binding [Evidence IEA]; GO_function: GO:0016787 - hydrolase activity [Evidence IEA]; GO_function: GO:0016798 - hydrolase activity, acting on glycosyl bonds [Evidence IEA]; GO_function: GO:0016829 - lyase activity [Evidence IEA]; GO_function: GO:0008534 - oxidized purine nucleobase lesion DNA N-glycosylase activity [Evidence IEA]; GO_function: GO:0008534 - oxidized purine nucleobase lesion DNA N-glycosylase activity [Evidence IDA] [PMID 8643552]; GO_process: GO:0000737 - DNA catabolic process, endonucleolytic [Evidence IEA,IEA]; GO_process: GO:0006281 - DNA repair [Evidence IEA,IEA]; GO_process: GO:0006281 - DNA repair [Evidence IMP] [PMID 11239005]; GO_process: GO:0006284 - base-excision repair [Evidence IEA]; GO_process: GO:0006285 - base-excision repair, AP site formation [Evidence IDA] [PMID 8643552]; GO_process: GO:0006974 - cellular response to DNA damage stimulus [Evidence IEA]; GO_process: GO:0070987 - error-free translesion synthesis [Evidence IGI] [PMID 19264809]; GO_process: GO:0008152 - metabolic process [Evidence IEA]; GO_process: GO:0006289 - nucleotide-excision repair [Evidence IEA]; GO_process: GO:0007004 - telomere maintenance via telomerase [Evidence IMP] [PMID 19942858]): MAYKGRVIFLRQEQDKLYYSSLFPKGKTEPELDSSTGKSSTTKSTTTAASTATDTSPELFSSATSTLALINDYFNLDVKLSSLYSDWAKCDSHFSKKSGEFPGIRILRQDPWENVCSFICSTNNNIKRISQMVDNLCIHFGDYIATHEGVAYYDFPKPHQLNDPSVEAKLRSLGFGYRAKYIYKTAVMVSTPTDSSSDGLPALFNLRNLSYEEAHEELLKFSGVGPKVADCVCLMSLDKHDCVPVDTHVWQIAQRDYKYGRKYKTLNKVAYDDIRIFFRDLWGPYAGWAHSVLFTADLRDLNNGVNTTTTPTPPPAEGKPVKQEHKILTDDQPHPKRLKTTSPNILKRGRPAVVKVEAN, encoded by the coding sequence ATGGCTTATAAAGGTCGAGTTATATTCCTCAGACAGGAACAAGATAAATTATACTATTCATCTCTTTTTCCAAAAGGTAAAACTGAACCTGAACTTGACTCTTCAACTGGGAAATCTTCAACTACGAAATCTactacaacagcagcatctaCAGCCACAGACACCTCACCAGAACTATTTTCAAGCGCGACATCCACTCTAGCACTTATAAACGATTACTTCAACCTGGACGTCAAACTGAGCTCCTTGTATTCAGACTGGGCCAAATGCGATTCTCATTTCAGTAAAAAGTCTGGTGAATTCCCTGGAATCAGAATTCTTCGCCAAGATCCATGGGAGAATGTGTGTAGTTTCATCTGtagcaccaacaacaacatcaaaaGAATATCTCAGATGGTTGATAACCTCTGTATTCATTTTGGGGACTATATTGCTACACACGAAGGAGTTGCATATTACGACTTTCCAAAACCCCACCAATTAAACGATCCCTCTGTCGAAGCCAAACTTCGGTCTCTAGGATTCGGATACCGGGCCAAGTACATCTATAAAACCGCAGTCATGGTCTCAACACCAACCGACTCTTCATCGGACGGTCTTCCAGCTCTATTCAACCTACGAAACCTATCCTACGAGGAAGCTCATGAAGAACTGCTGAAATTTTCAGGAGTAGGTCCCAAAGTCGCCGACTGTGTCTGTCTCATGAGTCTCGACAAACACGACTGCGTCCCCGTTGACACCCACGTCTGGCAGATAGCTCAGCGCGATTACAAATATGGACGCAAGTACAAAACCCTCAACAAAGTAGCTTACGACGACATCCGCATCTTCTTTCGCGACCTCTGGGGTCCGTACGCCGGTTGGGCACATTCCGTCCTTTTCACGGCCGATCTCCGAGACCTCAACAACGGAGtcaacaccaccactacccCGACTCCTCCTCCAGCTGAAGGGAAACCCGTGAAACAAGAACACAAAATCCTCACCGACGACCAACCGCATCCCAAACGACTCAAAACCACCTCCCCCAACATCCTCAAACGCGGTCGACCAGCCGTCGTCAAAGTAGAGGCCAATTAG